In Caldicellulosiruptor morganii, the following proteins share a genomic window:
- the hypE gene encoding hydrogenase expression/formation protein HypE, whose protein sequence is MKFIQKEHGNGGKQTYELINELFKPIFDSEILKRGDDSSIFDLASNKIGVTTDSFVVKPYFFRGGDIGKLSICGTVNDLAVSGLVPKYITASFIIEEGFPIEDLQKIVRSMKEYADIAGVQIIAGDTKVVEKGSCDGIFINTTGFGVCEREEKLPSIEKIKGKQVVLVSGDIGRHGACIYSHSTELGFEEKIESDCAPLNKVINELLENIEVSYMKDLTRGGLATALNEIAQKANVSIYVEEDRVPVSDQVKALCSILGLDWYYLACEGRFIAIVDEKDKNKALEILKKYNKEACEIGWIENTEEKRVYLNTSFGGTRILDMLYYEMLPRIC, encoded by the coding sequence ATGAAGTTCATACAAAAAGAGCATGGAAATGGAGGAAAACAAACATACGAGCTTATAAATGAACTTTTCAAGCCCATATTTGACTCTGAGATTTTAAAAAGAGGTGATGATTCGTCTATATTTGATTTAGCTTCAAATAAGATTGGTGTGACCACAGACTCATTTGTAGTAAAGCCTTACTTTTTCAGGGGAGGAGATATAGGCAAGCTATCAATTTGTGGGACTGTAAATGATCTGGCTGTCTCCGGTCTTGTTCCAAAATATATTACTGCATCCTTTATAATAGAAGAAGGGTTTCCAATAGAGGACTTGCAGAAAATTGTTAGGTCAATGAAAGAATATGCTGACATTGCCGGCGTTCAGATTATAGCTGGAGACACAAAGGTTGTAGAAAAAGGTTCCTGTGATGGTATTTTTATTAATACAACAGGGTTTGGAGTATGCGAAAGAGAGGAAAAACTTCCTTCAATAGAGAAAATAAAAGGTAAGCAGGTGGTTCTGGTAAGTGGCGATATCGGAAGGCATGGTGCATGTATATATTCACACAGCACCGAGCTTGGCTTTGAGGAAAAGATAGAATCAGATTGCGCACCATTAAATAAAGTGATAAATGAGCTTTTAGAAAATATTGAAGTAAGTTACATGAAGGATTTGACGCGCGGCGGGCTTGCAACAGCTCTAAACGAGATAGCACAAAAGGCAAATGTATCTATATACGTTGAGGAAGACAGGGTGCCGGTGTCAGACCAGGTAAAAGCGCTATGTAGCATATTGGGGCTTGACTGGTACTATCTTGCCTGTGAGGGAAGGTTTATTGCAATTGTAGATGAGAAGGATAAGAATAAGGCTTTGGAGATTTTGAAAAAGTATAATAAAGAGGCATGTGAGATTGGATGGATTGAAAATACAGAAGAAAAAAGGGTGTATCTCAACACAAGTTTTGGTGGAACAAGGATTTTGGATATGCTTTACTATGAGATGCTGCCAAGGATTTGCTAA
- a CDS encoding 3-methyl-2-oxobutanoate dehydrogenase subunit VorB encodes MKVLMKGNEAIAEAALRAGCECFFGYPITPQTELLQYMAKKLLKSGGVFIQAESEVGAINMAYGASSCGKRVMTSSSGPGISLKQEGISYLAGAELPCVIVNIMRGGPGLGNINAAQSDYFQATKGGGHGDYKVIVLAPSSVQEAVDLTMKAFDLADRYRNPVMILGDGMLGQMMEVVEFDENYEKPCVEKPWAVTGERNRPKRVTNSLYIVPEELEKHNFKLKEKYKKIEENEVMVEEYMTEDAEVLFVSFGMCARIVKSSVNKLRQSGEKVGLIRPITLYPFPKEVLGKYADSPAVKFFIDVEMNLGQMLEDVKLSVAGNKEVYFYGRTGGMVPTVDEIMEFYFSCKKQKV; translated from the coding sequence TTGAAAGTCTTGATGAAGGGGAATGAAGCCATTGCTGAGGCAGCGCTGAGAGCTGGCTGTGAGTGCTTTTTTGGATACCCCATCACTCCCCAGACAGAGCTTTTGCAGTATATGGCAAAAAAGCTTCTAAAAAGCGGTGGAGTTTTCATTCAGGCAGAGAGCGAAGTTGGGGCAATTAACATGGCATATGGAGCATCAAGCTGTGGCAAAAGAGTTATGACCTCATCTTCGGGTCCGGGTATCAGTCTTAAACAGGAAGGCATATCATATCTGGCAGGGGCTGAGCTTCCCTGTGTTATTGTAAATATAATGAGAGGTGGACCCGGGCTTGGCAATATCAATGCTGCCCAGTCGGATTATTTTCAGGCAACAAAAGGTGGAGGACATGGAGATTACAAGGTGATTGTGCTTGCACCATCTTCTGTCCAGGAGGCTGTTGACCTTACTATGAAAGCATTTGACCTTGCAGACAGGTACAGAAACCCTGTTATGATTTTAGGTGATGGGATGCTTGGACAGATGATGGAGGTTGTTGAGTTTGATGAAAACTATGAAAAGCCCTGCGTTGAAAAACCATGGGCGGTTACAGGCGAGAGAAATAGACCAAAAAGGGTTACAAATTCTCTTTATATAGTTCCGGAAGAGCTTGAGAAGCATAACTTTAAGCTAAAGGAGAAGTATAAAAAGATTGAAGAAAATGAGGTTATGGTTGAGGAATACATGACAGAAGATGCTGAAGTTTTGTTTGTTTCATTTGGCATGTGTGCAAGAATAGTAAAAAGTAGTGTAAATAAGCTGAGGCAGTCTGGTGAAAAGGTGGGACTTATAAGACCAATCACATTGTATCCTTTCCCGAAAGAAGTTTTAGGAAAATATGCAGATTCTCCTGCTGTCAAATTCTTTATAGACGTAGAGATGAATTTAGGACAGATGCTTGAGGATGTAAAACTATCAGTTGCCGGCAACAAAGAAGTTTATTTTTATGGTAGAACAGGTGGTATGGTTCCAACAGTAGATGAAATAATGGAGTTTTACTTCTCATGCAAGAAGCAAAAAGTGTAG
- a CDS encoding 4Fe-4S binding protein produces the protein MFGMVKNVLNNLFSKPATRLYPKEKRPFFKGTRGSLEIEIEKCIFCGICQRKCPANAITVDRSSKTWQLNQYKCVLCNVCVESCPKKCLISKEQFNNPTTYKELYIQKQEAQEAAQEKEIKVAGVSSS, from the coding sequence ATGTTTGGGATGGTCAAAAATGTGCTGAACAATCTATTTTCAAAACCTGCAACACGGCTCTATCCCAAGGAGAAAAGACCTTTTTTTAAAGGGACAAGAGGGAGTCTTGAAATTGAAATAGAAAAGTGTATTTTTTGTGGCATTTGTCAGAGAAAGTGTCCGGCAAATGCCATTACAGTTGACAGAAGTTCAAAGACATGGCAGCTAAACCAGTACAAGTGTGTACTTTGCAATGTATGTGTTGAGTCCTGCCCAAAAAAGTGTTTAATTTCAAAAGAACAGTTCAATAATCCTACAACTTACAAAGAGCTTTATATTCAAAAGCAGGAAGCACAGGAAGCTGCTCAAGAAAAGGAGATAAAGGTTGCAGGTGTTAGCAGTTCATAA
- the hypD gene encoding hydrogenase formation protein HypD, which yields MQTANIISMIKDNIEKIGRTLRVIEVCGTHTVSIYKNGFPDLFEGYIDFISGPGCPVCVTHEGYIDRLVELSSEWTIYTFGDLLKVPGSVKSLSQARANGGKIKIMYSPVDAVESIETGEKVIFAAVGFETTAPAFALSLEKVIEKGLKNVKFASELKTIDEPLKKLFQNHIQVDGIILPGHVATVIGVDGFKFVEEFKVASVISGFEGYDILLSLLSITRDILNEDFTVKNEYKRVVKKEGNLLAKSYMEKYFERSSAFFRGLGLIPGGGLKIKDEFGEYSISLSYDHTEQKDTLCRCADVLTGKIKPFECPLFGRACTPISPKGACMVSQEGSCNAYFRYGK from the coding sequence ATGCAAACAGCTAATATTATTTCCATGATAAAAGACAACATAGAAAAAATTGGCAGAACGTTGCGAGTGATTGAAGTTTGCGGTACACATACGGTATCAATCTACAAAAATGGATTTCCTGATCTGTTTGAAGGTTACATCGACTTTATTTCAGGGCCAGGCTGTCCTGTTTGTGTTACGCATGAAGGCTACATTGATAGACTTGTAGAACTTTCTTCAGAATGGACAATCTACACATTTGGTGATTTGCTTAAAGTTCCGGGAAGTGTAAAATCGCTTTCACAGGCAAGAGCAAATGGCGGAAAAATAAAGATTATGTACTCACCTGTGGATGCAGTGGAATCCATTGAAACTGGTGAGAAGGTTATTTTTGCAGCGGTTGGATTTGAGACAACAGCACCTGCGTTTGCCTTAAGCCTTGAGAAAGTTATTGAAAAGGGACTCAAAAATGTCAAGTTTGCAAGTGAGCTTAAGACAATTGATGAGCCTCTCAAAAAATTATTTCAGAACCATATACAGGTTGATGGTATAATTTTACCCGGACATGTTGCAACGGTTATTGGAGTTGATGGTTTTAAGTTTGTTGAAGAGTTTAAAGTTGCATCTGTAATTTCGGGGTTTGAAGGTTACGATATTCTTCTTTCTCTTTTGAGTATTACCCGGGACATATTGAATGAAGATTTTACAGTAAAGAATGAGTACAAAAGGGTGGTCAAAAAAGAAGGTAATCTGCTTGCAAAAAGTTATATGGAGAAATACTTTGAAAGGTCTTCAGCCTTCTTTAGAGGTTTGGGGTTGATACCTGGCGGTGGGCTAAAAATAAAAGATGAGTTTGGTGAATATTCAATAAGCCTATCATATGACCATACAGAACAAAAAGATACTTTGTGCAGGTGTGCGGATGTTTTAACAGGGAAAATAAAACCCTTTGAGTGTCCTCTTTTTGGGAGAGCCTGCACGCCCATTTCTCCAAAAGGTGCATGTATGGTATCTCAGGAAGGTTCTTGCAATGCATATTTTAGATATGGGAAGTGA
- a CDS encoding NADH-quinone oxidoreductase subunit C: MLQNLKEIQKEDLKKEVFELKSSGHRFVTATCVDLGDGRFDIIYHFDKDYELKNLRVTVENGEKIPSISDVYFAAVFVENEIKDLFGIEFENLLIDYEGKFMITDELESPMRKKPVVKVKKGE; encoded by the coding sequence ATGCTGCAAAATCTTAAAGAGATACAGAAAGAGGATTTGAAAAAAGAGGTATTTGAACTCAAATCAAGCGGGCACAGGTTTGTCACAGCAACCTGTGTTGATCTGGGAGATGGCAGATTTGATATAATATATCACTTTGATAAGGATTATGAGCTTAAAAACCTGAGGGTGACTGTAGAAAATGGCGAGAAAATACCATCAATTTCAGATGTATACTTTGCAGCTGTGTTTGTTGAAAATGAAATCAAGGATTTGTTTGGTATAGAGTTTGAAAATCTTCTGATTGACTATGAAGGAAAGTTCATGATAACAGATGAGCTTGAAAGTCCTATGCGCAAAAAGCCAGTTGTGAAGGTCAAGAAAGGGGAGTAA
- a CDS encoding HypC/HybG/HupF family hydrogenase formation chaperone — translation MCLGYPAKVIEIFEGKKALVEYLGVKKTVNVALLKNVEIGDYILIHSGVAIEKIDQKEAEEIEKLFGEVKDANS, via the coding sequence ATGTGTTTGGGATATCCGGCAAAAGTGATTGAGATTTTTGAAGGCAAAAAGGCTCTGGTTGAGTATTTGGGTGTTAAAAAGACTGTTAATGTTGCGCTTTTGAAAAATGTGGAAATAGGTGACTATATCCTGATACACTCCGGCGTTGCAATAGAAAAAATAGACCAAAAAGAGGCAGAGGAAATAGAAAAACTCTTTGGTGAGGTAAAAGATGCAAACAGCTAA
- a CDS encoding 4Fe-4S dicluster domain-containing protein, whose amino-acid sequence MKLKIEYDKCKSCGLCVEVCPKKILYIDRSRINKKGYNPVEVKDAEACIGCGSCYKVCPDIVFEVGE is encoded by the coding sequence GTGAAACTTAAGATCGAGTATGATAAGTGCAAAAGCTGTGGACTTTGTGTGGAGGTTTGTCCCAAGAAGATCCTGTATATTGATAGGTCAAGAATTAATAAAAAAGGTTATAACCCTGTTGAAGTAAAAGACGCAGAGGCATGCATTGGTTGTGGAAGCTGTTACAAAGTTTGCCCGGATATTGTATTTGAGGTAGGTGAATGA
- the hypA gene encoding hydrogenase maturation nickel metallochaperone HypA gives MHEYFVTQQLIKIAEDELKEIKPKRVLSIKVIVGELSGIIDESLKFYFDVLTKGTILEGSKLEIEQKKALLFCNACHEYFERTKDFLCPKCKALGKLTQYGKEFYIESIEVDDGDEN, from the coding sequence ATGCATGAGTATTTTGTCACACAGCAGCTGATAAAGATTGCAGAAGATGAGCTAAAAGAGATAAAGCCCAAAAGAGTTTTATCCATAAAAGTCATTGTGGGTGAGCTCAGTGGAATTATCGATGAGTCTTTGAAGTTTTACTTTGATGTTCTAACAAAGGGTACAATCCTGGAAGGGAGCAAACTTGAGATTGAACAAAAAAAGGCTTTGCTTTTTTGCAATGCATGCCATGAATATTTTGAGAGGACAAAAGATTTTCTCTGTCCGAAATGCAAAGCCTTAGGGAAGCTTACACAGTATGGCAAAGAATTTTATATTGAATCTATAGAGGTAGATGATGGAGATGAAAATTAA
- a CDS encoding hydrogenase large subunit, translating to MGKRTVVPFGPQHPVLPEPLQLRLVLEDEKVVEAIPAIGYVHRGLEKLAEEKDINQNIYVVERVCGICSFQQALAYCQGIEELMGVEVPERAKYLRVIWSELHRLHSHHLWLGLLADAFGFESLFMQCWRNRELVMDLMEATAGSRVIISTNIIGGVRRDIDQDKQKFILDNLAKLEEELKKIEGAFLNDYTVKKRLVGVGVLSKEEAYELGCVGPMARASGINMDLRTTGYAAYGELDFEPVVESDGDCYARLKVRLRECYQSIDLIRQAISKMPEGEISTPVKGFPNGEVISRVEQPRGEDVYYIKANGTKNLERLRIRTPTFANIPALVKMLQGVDFAEVPMLVLTIDPCISCTER from the coding sequence TTGGGAAAAAGGACAGTAGTTCCATTTGGACCGCAGCATCCTGTGCTGCCGGAGCCGCTTCAACTGAGGCTTGTGCTGGAAGATGAAAAGGTTGTAGAGGCAATCCCTGCAATTGGGTATGTTCACAGAGGGCTTGAAAAGCTTGCCGAAGAGAAGGACATTAACCAGAACATATATGTAGTTGAAAGGGTTTGCGGGATTTGTTCTTTCCAGCAGGCACTCGCTTACTGCCAGGGTATTGAAGAGTTGATGGGTGTTGAAGTCCCGGAAAGAGCAAAATACCTGCGTGTCATCTGGTCAGAGCTTCACAGGCTTCACAGCCACCATCTGTGGCTCGGGCTTTTAGCAGATGCATTTGGTTTTGAAAGCCTGTTTATGCAGTGCTGGCGAAACAGAGAACTTGTAATGGATCTGATGGAGGCAACAGCAGGTTCAAGGGTTATAATATCAACAAACATCATTGGCGGTGTGAGGCGAGATATAGACCAGGATAAACAGAAGTTTATTCTGGACAACCTTGCAAAGCTTGAAGAGGAGCTAAAGAAGATCGAAGGTGCGTTTTTGAACGACTACACTGTCAAAAAAAGGCTTGTAGGAGTAGGTGTGCTTTCGAAAGAAGAAGCGTATGAACTTGGTTGTGTTGGACCGATGGCAAGGGCAAGTGGAATCAATATGGATTTGCGGACAACAGGTTATGCTGCATATGGCGAACTTGACTTTGAACCTGTGGTAGAGTCCGACGGAGATTGCTATGCAAGATTAAAAGTAAGGCTCAGGGAATGCTATCAGTCAATTGACCTTATAAGACAGGCAATCTCCAAGATGCCAGAAGGTGAGATATCAACACCTGTAAAGGGGTTTCCCAATGGTGAAGTAATATCAAGAGTTGAACAGCCAAGAGGCGAGGATGTTTACTATATTAAAGCAAATGGGACCAAAAACTTGGAAAGGCTCAGAATAAGAACACCAACTTTTGCCAACATTCCTGCGCTTGTAAAAATGCTACAGGGTGTTGATTTTGCAGAAGTTCCAATGCTTGTTTTGACAATTGATCCGTGTATTTCATGTACAGAAAGGTAA
- a CDS encoding NADH-quinone oxidoreductase subunit B family protein, whose translation MIFKKALKKSPWIIHYDCNSCNGCDIEILSTLTPVYDVERFGIINVGNPKHADILVVSGSVNHRNARVLKNIYDQMPHPKAVVAIGACACSGGIFKECYNTLGGADTVIPVDVYVPGCAPRPEAIMEGILKAADILEEKKKNMKKGEILNAAKS comes from the coding sequence GTGATTTTTAAAAAGGCTCTGAAAAAATCACCATGGATTATTCACTATGATTGTAACAGCTGTAATGGCTGTGATATAGAGATTTTATCAACACTTACTCCTGTATATGATGTTGAGAGGTTTGGAATTATAAATGTAGGAAATCCGAAGCATGCTGATATACTTGTTGTCTCAGGTTCAGTGAACCACAGAAATGCAAGGGTTTTAAAAAATATATACGATCAGATGCCACACCCAAAAGCGGTTGTGGCAATAGGGGCTTGTGCGTGTTCAGGTGGAATTTTTAAAGAGTGCTACAACACTCTGGGCGGAGCAGACACTGTCATCCCTGTTGATGTGTATGTTCCCGGGTGTGCACCGCGACCTGAAGCTATTATGGAGGGCATTTTAAAAGCTGCGGATATCCTGGAAGAAAAGAAAAAGAATATGAAAAAGGGTGAGATTTTGAATGCTGCAAAATCTTAA
- the hypF gene encoding carbamoyltransferase HypF: MKRYRYIFRGLVQGVGFRPFIYNLAKDLGLAGFVKNIGEGVLAEFQGELENTEIIDEYIARRLPKNAKIEMIEKFEIKPDFNENDFYILESSKGKISTVVPFDLGLCEECKREFYDKNHRHFMNLFISCINCGPRYTMIESLPYDRDKTSMKEFEFCDDCKREYYMPDNRRFNAQSTTCPVCGPRLFLYSFKKKKHIDGSNMELLDKVCEEIKKGKIVAIKGIGGFHLVVDPYNKEAVERLFQNKKREGKPMALVCRDIETVKKYCNVSKYEEEIFNSPRCPIILFEKKTGDFLHVNGGLHTLGVMRAYTPILDYILAKTDKEMLVATSANLSGIPMIVDEVEAIERLCGIADIVLYHNRKIVRRCDDSVGFVLNNKFVLVRSGRGFAPVTFKLRGKTADKNILALGSHEKTTIALKKEYEVILSQYLGDLDTKEYIDFYESSLKDLIDLYHFDFDYIACDYHRDYFTTSLAKKIAKDQNKEIVFVQHHLAHIYSCMLENEIDECIGFAFDGTGLGLDGKIWGSEGFVIDGADAKRVFHLKYYPLVGGKNAIREPSRVAYYFSNLIDPEFAHTFFGENKVLQQVSKIAKTFNFPLTSSMGRLFDIVGVLLGCGKINSFEAQIPMILESIADKSENGVYSFVMNFNHEIEIDIVYILQQIIHDIKMNEDRGIISARFHNTVAKIVVEVAKVLRENYNKDIVVLSGGVFQNKYLLSKTVSFLEEEGFKVFFNTVFPINDGGISAGQVYYTLQLLKNC, from the coding sequence ATGAAAAGATACAGATACATCTTCAGAGGGCTTGTACAGGGGGTCGGTTTCCGACCCTTTATTTATAATCTTGCAAAAGATCTGGGGCTTGCTGGTTTTGTCAAAAACATAGGCGAGGGAGTTTTGGCAGAATTTCAGGGTGAGCTTGAAAATACCGAAATTATTGATGAATACATCGCAAGAAGGCTTCCCAAAAACGCTAAAATTGAGATGATTGAAAAGTTCGAGATAAAACCAGATTTTAACGAAAATGATTTTTATATCCTTGAAAGCAGCAAAGGTAAAATCTCGACAGTAGTCCCTTTTGATTTGGGGCTCTGTGAAGAATGTAAAAGGGAGTTTTATGATAAAAATCACAGGCATTTTATGAATCTGTTTATAAGCTGTATAAATTGCGGACCAAGATATACAATGATAGAATCCTTGCCTTATGACAGGGATAAAACCTCAATGAAAGAGTTTGAATTCTGTGATGATTGCAAAAGAGAATATTATATGCCGGATAACAGGAGATTTAATGCACAGTCAACAACATGCCCTGTATGTGGTCCACGCCTTTTTCTGTATTCTTTTAAGAAGAAAAAGCATATAGATGGCAGTAACATGGAGCTTTTGGATAAAGTATGTGAGGAGATAAAAAAGGGGAAGATTGTTGCTATAAAAGGAATTGGTGGATTTCATTTAGTAGTTGACCCTTATAACAAAGAAGCTGTAGAAAGGCTTTTTCAGAATAAGAAAAGAGAAGGCAAGCCCATGGCACTTGTGTGCAGGGATATTGAAACGGTTAAAAAGTACTGCAATGTCAGTAAATATGAAGAAGAAATTTTTAATTCACCCAGATGTCCTATAATCCTCTTTGAGAAAAAGACAGGAGATTTTCTGCATGTAAATGGTGGTCTTCATACACTTGGTGTTATGAGAGCGTATACACCGATTCTGGATTACATTCTGGCAAAGACAGACAAAGAGATGCTGGTTGCAACCTCGGCAAACCTGTCAGGCATTCCAATGATTGTTGATGAGGTTGAGGCGATTGAAAGGCTCTGCGGCATTGCCGACATTGTCCTGTATCACAACAGAAAAATAGTAAGACGCTGTGATGATTCTGTGGGTTTTGTTTTAAATAACAAGTTTGTACTGGTTCGTTCGGGTCGAGGCTTTGCACCAGTTACATTCAAGCTGAGGGGAAAAACTGCAGATAAAAATATCCTTGCTCTGGGCAGTCACGAAAAGACCACAATTGCACTCAAAAAGGAATATGAGGTGATTTTGAGCCAGTATCTTGGTGACCTTGACACAAAAGAATACATTGATTTTTACGAAAGTAGCCTCAAAGACCTGATAGACCTTTACCATTTTGACTTTGACTATATAGCATGTGACTATCACAGGGATTACTTTACTACCTCTCTTGCTAAAAAGATAGCAAAAGATCAAAATAAAGAGATTGTCTTTGTTCAGCATCATCTTGCTCATATTTATTCATGTATGCTTGAAAATGAAATAGATGAGTGTATAGGTTTTGCATTTGATGGTACAGGCTTGGGACTTGATGGAAAAATCTGGGGCTCCGAAGGATTTGTTATTGATGGAGCTGATGCAAAAAGGGTATTTCACTTAAAATACTACCCTCTTGTTGGCGGTAAGAATGCAATTAGGGAGCCTTCTCGAGTGGCATATTATTTTTCAAACCTTATTGATCCGGAGTTTGCTCATACCTTTTTTGGTGAAAACAAAGTTTTGCAGCAAGTTTCAAAAATAGCAAAGACTTTCAACTTTCCTCTTACCTCAAGCATGGGAAGACTTTTTGACATTGTAGGAGTACTTCTTGGCTGTGGGAAGATAAATAGCTTTGAAGCTCAAATCCCTATGATCTTGGAAAGCATAGCTGATAAAAGTGAAAATGGTGTTTATAGTTTTGTTATGAATTTTAACCATGAAATAGAGATAGATATTGTGTATATATTACAACAGATTATACATGATATAAAAATGAATGAGGACAGAGGAATAATTTCTGCCAGATTTCACAACACAGTTGCAAAAATAGTTGTTGAAGTAGCAAAGGTGTTGAGAGAAAATTATAATAAAGACATTGTAGTACTTTCTGGAGGAGTGTTCCAGAACAAGTATTTGCTTTCCAAAACGGTCTCGTTTTTAGAGGAAGAAGGGTTTAAAGTTTTCTTCAATACTGTTTTTCCAATTAACGATGGTGGAATTTCAGCTGGACAGGTATATTATACTCTTCAATTGTTAAAAAACTGTTAA
- a CDS encoding thiamine pyrophosphate-dependent enzyme has protein sequence MKYKRPECLTKESMHYCPGCGHGIIHRLIAEVIDEEYKEHKIIGVAPVGCAVFIYDYFNFDFVAAAHGRATAAATGVKRCIPDALVFSYQGDGDIAAIGTSEVVHAAARGENFTAIFVNNGVYAMTGGQMAPTTIPGQITVSSPYGRDPKVQGYHIKLCEMLIPLDGVAFVARTSVHNIKNIEFTKKAIKRAFEVQMNREGFSIIEVLSNCPTNWGMTPAQSMKRIENEVLKYYNLGIFKDKGRGI, from the coding sequence ATGAAATATAAAAGGCCAGAGTGTTTGACAAAAGAGAGCATGCATTATTGTCCCGGTTGCGGGCATGGAATTATTCACAGACTGATTGCAGAGGTTATTGATGAGGAATATAAAGAGCATAAAATAATTGGTGTGGCACCGGTTGGGTGTGCTGTTTTTATTTATGACTATTTTAACTTTGACTTTGTTGCGGCAGCTCATGGAAGAGCAACCGCGGCTGCAACGGGTGTAAAAAGATGTATTCCTGATGCGCTTGTTTTTTCGTATCAGGGGGATGGAGACATAGCGGCGATTGGTACATCAGAGGTTGTACACGCAGCAGCACGGGGTGAGAATTTCACAGCCATATTTGTCAACAATGGTGTATATGCAATGACAGGCGGGCAGATGGCTCCAACCACAATTCCCGGTCAGATAACTGTATCATCTCCGTATGGTCGTGACCCGAAAGTACAGGGCTATCACATTAAGCTATGTGAGATGCTTATACCCTTGGATGGGGTTGCATTTGTTGCAAGGACTTCTGTTCATAATATTAAAAACATTGAATTTACCAAGAAGGCAATAAAAAGGGCGTTTGAGGTACAGATGAACAGGGAAGGATTTTCGATTATAGAGGTACTTTCAAACTGTCCAACCAACTGGGGAATGACACCTGCTCAGAGTATGAAAAGAATAGAAAATGAGGTTTTGAAGTATTATAATTTGGGAATTTTTAAGGACAAAGGTAGGGGAATTTGA
- the hypB gene encoding hydrogenase nickel incorporation protein HypB — MKIKVIKDILQKNEFSADSIRELAKENRWFLINVMGSPGAGKTSFIRTMINAFKDKFNIAVIEGDVASTIDAEEISKLGVKVLQINTGGACHLVADSINEAILNLNPGKNTIIFIENIGNLICPSSFDLGENMRVVISSAAEGDDKPYKYPIMFESSDVVVLSKIDVAEVIGFDMERYIKGLKAIKGDNLNLFKVSFKTSEGLNELEDYFSKLFSSYFNHK; from the coding sequence ATGAAAATTAAGGTTATCAAAGATATTTTACAAAAAAATGAATTTTCGGCTGACAGTATCAGAGAGCTTGCAAAAGAAAATAGATGGTTTTTGATAAATGTAATGGGGTCGCCGGGTGCTGGCAAAACTTCATTTATCAGAACAATGATAAATGCATTTAAAGATAAGTTCAACATAGCTGTGATTGAAGGGGATGTTGCTTCTACAATTGATGCTGAGGAGATTTCAAAACTTGGTGTAAAGGTGCTGCAGATAAACACAGGTGGTGCCTGTCATCTGGTTGCAGATAGTATAAATGAGGCTATTTTAAATTTGAATCCCGGGAAGAATACAATCATTTTTATAGAAAATATTGGAAATCTGATATGTCCATCCTCATTTGACTTGGGCGAGAACATGAGAGTTGTTATATCATCTGCTGCTGAAGGTGATGACAAGCCTTATAAATACCCTATAATGTTTGAAAGTAGCGATGTTGTTGTGCTGTCAAAAATTGATGTTGCAGAGGTAATTGGTTTTGACATGGAAAGGTATATAAAAGGACTGAAAGCTATTAAAGGAGATAATTTGAATCTTTTTAAGGTTTCGTTCAAAACATCAGAAGGTTTGAATGAACTTGAGGACTATTTTTCAAAGCTATTCAGCTCATACTTTAATCATAAATAG